The Primulina tabacum isolate GXHZ01 chromosome 16, ASM2559414v2, whole genome shotgun sequence genome window below encodes:
- the LOC142529472 gene encoding uncharacterized protein LOC142529472, which yields MGTPHRSGFVKKSTSSSRLVITTIMGMVLGYFVGVSFPSVSLSKINLPSSLRSSIDIALGDHLSATRSFPKNLGTTPLTPKIHIPTNPRGAESLPPGIVVSESDFYLRRLWGDPSKDLKRKPKYLVTFTVGLNQMNNIDAAVKKFSEDFQILLFHYDGHTSEWDQFEWSRDAIHVSVRKQTKWWYAKRFLQPDVVVAYDYIFIWDEDLGVEHFNAEKYIELVKKHGLEISQPGLEPNNGLTWQMTKKRGDGEVHKDADEKPGWCSDPYLPPCAAFVEIMAPVFSRKAWRCVWHMIQNDLVHGWGLDFALRRCVEPSHEKIGVVDAQWIVHQTIPSLGSQGKSDHGKAPWQGVRERCKKEWALFQDRLANAEKTYFAHRGKF from the exons ATGGGAACCCCGCATCGCAG TGGGTTTGTGAAGAAGTCAACTAGTAGTTCACGGCTCGTGATAACAACCATAATGGGAATGGTGCTTGGATATTTTGTTGGTGTTTCGTTTCCATCAGTTTCTTTATCGAAG ATTAATCTCCCCTCAAGTTTAAGGTCATCTATTGATATAGCGCTTGGTGATCATTTATCCGCCACTCGTAGTTTTCCCAAAAATCTTGGTACTACTCCTTTAACACCCAAG ATCCACATTCCTACAAATCCTCGTGGTGCGGAGTCCTTACCACCAGGAATTGTTGTCTCGGAATCAGACTTTTATCTGAGAAGATTATGGGGTGACCCTAGTAAG GATCTGAAAAGGAAGCCAAAGTACCTAGTAACTTTTACAGTTGGTTTGAatcaaatgaacaatatagaTGCAGCTGTGAAAAAG TTTTCTGAGGATTTTCAGATTTTACTTTTCCATTATGATGGCCATACAAGTGAATGGGATCAATTTGAGTGGTCACGAGATGCCATACATGTCAGTGTTAGAAAACAAACAAAATG GTGGTATGCAAAGAGATTTTTGCAGCCAGATGTTGTAGTTGCTTATGATTACATTTTCATTTGGGATGAAGATCTTGGAGTTGAACACTTCAATGCTGAGAA GTATATCGAACTTGTTAAGAAACATGGTTTGGAAATTTCTCAACCTGGTCTCGAGCCCAATAATGGACTGACATGGCAAATGACAAAGAAAAGAGGTGATGGAGAAGTACACAA GGATGCAGACGAGAAACCAGGCTGGTGTAGTGATCCATATTTGCCTCCATGTGCAGC CTTTGTGGAAATTATGGCTCCCGTGTTTTCTCGTAAAGCTTGGAGATGTGTTTGGCATATGATTCAG AATGATTTGGTTCATGGATGGGGATTGGACTTTGCATTAAGAAGATGCGTGGAA CCTTCGCATGAAAAAATTGGGGTTGTTGATGCGCAGTGGATTGTACACCAAACTATTCCATCACTTGGAAGTCAG GGAAAGTCTGATCATGGGAAAGCTCCATGGCAAGGG GTACGAGAGAGATGCAAGAAGGAATGGGCTTTGTTTCAAGATCGCCTTGCTAATGCTGAGAAGACATACTTTGCACACCgtggaaaattttaa
- the LOC142529767 gene encoding exosome complex component RRP41-like: MSGKPSSTAATYSPSLTNFRKKKTLNVSGSDWVRSDGRRIHQCRPALLRTGAVSSASGSAYAEFGNTKIIVSVFGPRESKKAMIYSDTGRLNCNVSYTTFATPSHGQAHETKDLSSTLHKALEGAIILKSFPKTTVDVFALVLESGGSDLPVVISCASLALADAGIMLYDMVTSVSVSLFGKDFLIDPISEEESYQDGSLMITFMPSRNEVTQMTVTGEWSTSKIHEAMQLCLDACSKLGKIMRSCLKEAASGTQD, from the exons ATGTCAGGAAAGCCAAGCTCTACGGCGGCAACGTATTCGCCGTCTCTGACGAATTTTAGGAAGAAGAAGACCTTGAATGTGTCGGGTTCTGATTGGGTACGCTCCGACGGCCGCCGCATCCACCAGTGCCGCCCTGCAT TACTAAGGACAGGTGCGGTGAGTTCTGCCTCAGGGTCTGCTTATGCAGAGTTTGGAAACACCAAGATCATTGTATCTGT ATTTGGCCCTAGAGAAAGTAAGAAAGCAATGATATACAGTGACACGGGGAGACTAAATTGTAATGTCAGTTATACAACTTTCGCTACACCCAGTCATGGCCAG GCACATGAGACTAAAGATCTGTCGTCAACACTCCACAAAGCTCTTGAGGGTGCTATTATATTGAAATCTTTCCCCAAGACAACTGTTGATGTTTTTGCATTGGTGTTGGAATCCGGAGGAA GCGATCTCCCAGTAGTAATATCGTGTGCCAGTCTTGCTCTAGCAGATGCTGGCATCATGTTATATGACATGGTTACCTCTGTATCAGTG TCATTATTTGGCAAGGACTTTCTTATCGATCCTATATCAGAAGAGGAGAGTTACCAAGATGGCAGTCTAATGATTACATTCATGCCATCGCGTAATGAGGTTACTCAAATGACTGTCACAGGAGAATGGTCGACATCAAAGATCCACGAG GCAATGCAGTTATGCCTTGATGCTTGCTCCAAGCTAGGGAAGATAATGAGGTCTTGTCTAAAAGAAGCTGCTTCTGGTACACAGGATTAG